The following proteins come from a genomic window of Platichthys flesus chromosome 1, fPlaFle2.1, whole genome shotgun sequence:
- the phka2 gene encoding phosphorylase b kinase regulatory subunit alpha, liver isoform isoform X2, with translation MRSRSNSGVRLDGYARLVQETILCHQNPVTGLLPASTQKKDAWVRDNVYSVLAVWGLGMAYRKNADRDEDKAKAYELEQSVVKLMQGLLQCMMRQVAKVEKFKHTQSTNDCLHAKYDTTTCATVVGDDQWGHLQVDATSIYLLMLAQMTASGLRIISNLDEVAFIQNLVFYIEAAYKVADYGMWERGDKTNQGIPELNGSSIGMAKAALEAIDELDLFGAHGGPKSVIHVLPDEVEHCQSILCSMLPRASTSKEIDAGLLSVISYPAFAVEDADLVAITKSEIISKLQGRFGCCRFIRDGYRCPKEDPTRLHYDPAELKLFENIECEWPVFWTYLILDGIFTGDQVQVQEYREALEGILIRGKNGIKLVPELYSVPSDKVEEECSNPHSVDRVAMGQLPHMWGQSLYILSSLLAEGFLAPGEIDPLNRRFSTNFKPDVVVQVCVLAESDAIQELLSDHGITVQTMSEVLPIRVMPARILSHVYVKLGNCKKLDLGGRPYRHIGVLGTSKFYEIRNCFYIFTPQFLDQHHFYLALDNQMIVEMLRTELAYLSSCWRMTGRPTLTFPITRTMLVEDGDAIDPCILATLRKLQDGYFSGARVQMSDLSSFQTTSFHTRLSFLDEENDDSLLEDEDQEDYGDEYGEYSKCGPSEGSDDMFEQYLTQLLHSTNTKSHLPPIQRGQHHVFSAEHTTRDILSLMAQVQGLNLPKSTMYLPVAPFKSKHRRSLNLLVVPHPQHGSHAKQHKPHSVADLHLPRDAQGNTDFASLARQLKECPTLQDQADILYILYVMKGADWLVELSGPGQGGMSVRSLLEELYVQAGASKEWGLIRYISGILRKRVEVLAEACTDLISHHKQLTVGLPPEPRERVIAVPLPPEELNTLIYEASGQDISVAVLTQEIMVYLAMYVRSQPALFGDMLRLRIGLIMQVMATELARSLHCSGEEASESLMSLSPFGMKSLLHHILSGKEFGVERSVRPIQSTATSPAISIHELGHTGATKTERTGIHKLKSEIKQLDGSRPLSRCSSPSTPSGILSPVGPGPSDGQLHWEERQGQWLRRRRLDGAINRVPVGFYQKVWKILQKCHGLSIDGYVLPSSTTREMTEGEIKFAVQVESVLNHVPQPEYRQLLVETVMVLGLIADVDVDSIGGIIYVDRILHLANDLFLNDQKSHSACDYFLEKDPATGICNFFYDSAPSGSFGTMTYLSKASITYVQDFLPSSSCLMQ, from the exons ATGAGGAGCCGCAGTAACTCAGGAGTGAGGCTGGATGGGTATGCCAGGCTGGTGCAGGAAACCATCCTGTGCCACCAG AACCCAGTGACGGGTCTTCTCCCCGCCAGTACCCAGAAGAAGGATGCCTGGGTGAGGGACAACGTGTACAGTGTCCTGGCTGTGTGGGGGCTGGGCATGGCCTACCGCAAGAATGCAGACCGCGATGAAGACAAGGCCAAAGCCTACGAACTGGAGCAG AGTGTGGTGAAACTGATGCAGGGTCTGCTACAGTGCATGATGAGACAG GTGGCCAAGGTGGAAAAGTTCAAACACACCCAGAGCACAAACGACTGCTTGCACGCCAAATACGACACCACCACCTGTGCCACGGTGGTGGGGGATGACCAGTGGGGGCATCTGCAGGTGGATGCCACCTCCATTTACCTGCTGATGCTGGCTCAGATGACAGCGTCAG GTCTCCGTATCATCTCAAACCTGGATGAGGTGGCCTTTATCCAAAACTTGGTCTTCTACATAGAAGCTGCCTACAAAGTGGCG gatTATGGGATGTGGGAGCGCGGTGACAAGACCAATCAGGGCATTCCCGAGCTAAATGGCAGCTCCATAGGAATGGCTAAG GCTGCTCTGGAGGCCATAGACGAGCTGGATCTCTTCGGTGCTCACGGAGGACCGAAGTCAGTCATCCATGTTTTGCCGGATGAAGTGGAACATTGTCAG TCCATCCTCTGCTCAATGCTGCCAAGAGCTTCCACTTCCAAGGAGATCGACGCCGGTCTTCTGTCGGTCATTTCCTACCCGGCTTTTGCCGTGGAGGACGCTGATCTGGTGGCCATCACCAAGTCAGAAATCATAAGCAAACTGCAG GGTCGGTTCGGCTGCTGCCGCTTCATCAGGGATGGATACCGTTGTCCTAAAGAG GATCCCACTCGGCTGCACTACGATCCTGCAGAGCTCAAACTGTTTGAGAACATCGAATGTGAATGGCCTGTTTTCTGGACGTACCTCATCCTGGACGGAATCTTTACCGGAGACCAAGTACAG GTCCAGGAGTACCGGGAGGCCCTGGAGGGCATTCTGATCAGAGGGAAAAACGGCATCAAACTTGTGCCTGAACTTTATTCTGTACCAAGCGACAAG gtggaggaggagtgcaGCAATCCTCACTCGGTGGACAGGGTGGCCATGGGGCAGCTGCCGCACATGTGGGGACAGTCCCTCTACATCTTGAGTTCTCTTCTGGCTGAG GGTTTTTTAGCACCCGGAGAGATAGACCCCCTGAACAGGAGATTCTCCACAAACTTCAAGCCAGATGTTGTCGTGCAAG tttgcGTTCTGGCCGAGTCGGATGCGATCCAGGAGCTGTTAAGTGATCACGGGATAACGGTCCAGACGATGTCAGAGGTTCTGCCCATCAGGGTCATGCCTGCTCGCATCCTGAGCCATGTCTACGTCAAACTGG GAAACTGCAAGAAACTGGATTTGGGTGGAAGGCCCTACAGACACATCGGCGTTCTGGGGACATCCAAATTCTACGAGATCCGAAATTGCTTCTATATATTCACCCCCCAG TTTCTGGATCAGCATCATTTCTACCTGGCACTGGACAACCAGATGATTGTGGAGATGTTACGAACAGAGCTGGCCTATCTCTCCTCTTGCTGGAGGATGACGGGACGACCCACGCTCACTTTCCCCATCACCCGCACTATGCTGG TTGAAGATGGGGATGCGATTGATCCGTGTATCCTAGCAACCCTCAGGAAACTACAGGATGGTTATTTTTCCGGCGCGAG GGTGCAGATGTCTGACCTCTCCAGTTTCCAGACCACTTCCTTCCACACTCGCCTCAGCTTCCTGGATGAAGAGAACGATGACAGCTTACTCGAAGATGAAGACCAGGAGGACTATGGAGACGAATATGGAGAATATTCCAAATGTGGGCCCTCAG AGGGCTCAGACGACATGTTTGAGCAGTACctcacgcagctcctccacagcacCAACACCAAGAGCCACCTCCCTCCCATCCAGAGGGGCCAGCACCATGTCTTCAGTGCAGAACACACAACAAGAGACATCCTGTCTCTTATGGCCCAGGTCCAGGGCCTAAACTTACCCA aGTCCACCATGTACCTGCCTGTGGCTCCTTTCAAGAGCAAACACCGCAGGTCTCTGAACCTCCTCGTGGTTCCTCATCCTCAGCACGGCTCACATGCAAAGCAGCACAAG CCCCACAGCGTCGCTGATCTGCACCTGCCTCGAGACGCTCAGGGCAACACAGACTTTGCGTCGTTGGCGAGGCAGCTGAAGGAGTGCCCCACTCTGCAGGACCAGGCGGACATCCTCTACATTCTCTATGTGATGAA AGGGGCTGATTGGCTGGTGGAGCTGTCAGGTCCGGGGCAGGGCGGGATGAGCGTGCGTTCTCTGTTGGAAGAGCTCTATGTTCAGGCTGGAGCCTCTAAAGAGTGGGGTCTCATCAGATACATCTCTGGAATACTACGCAAGAGAGTGGAGGTCCTCGCAGAG GCCTGCACGGATCTGATCTCCCATCACAAGCAGCTGACTGTGGGTCTTCCTCCTGAACCCAGAGAAAGAGTCATCGCAGT GCCACTTCCTCCAGAGGAGTTGAACACACTCATCTATGAGGCCAGTGGTCAGGACATCAGTGTAGCTGTACTCACTCAG GAAATCATGGTTTATCTCGCCATGTACGTGCGCTCCCAGCCTGCTCTGTTCGGGGACATGCTTCGGCTCAGGATTGGACTCATCATGCAAGTGATGGCCACTGAGCTGGCCCGCAGCCTGCACTGCTCTG GGGAGGAGGCATCGGAGAGTCTGATGAGTCTGAGTCCGTTCGGCATGAAGAGTCTCCTGCATCACATCCTCAGTGGCAAAGAGTTCGGGGTGGAGAGGAGCG TGCGCCCCATCCAGTCTACAGCCACGAGTCCGGCCATCTCCATCCATGAACTCGGCCACACTGGTGCCACCAAGACTGAACGCACAGGAATACACAAACTGAAGAGTGAGATAAAACAG CTGGATGGCTCTCGGCCGCTCAGT CGTTGCAGCAGCCCGTCCACCCCCAGTGGAATCCTGTCCCCTGTGGGTCCCGGTCCATCTGACGGACAGCTACACTGGGAGGAGAGGCAAGGCCAGTGGCTGAGGAGACGCAGGCTGGACGGAGCTATCAACAGAGTACCAGTGGGATTCTACCAGAAGGTCTGGAAGATCCTGCAGAAGTGCCACGGCCTGTCAATAGATGGATATGTGCTGCCGTCTTCTACCACAAGAGAG ATGACAGAAGGAGAGATCAAGTTTGCGGTGCAGGTGGAGTCTGTCCTGAACCATGTCCCTCAGCCAGAGTACCggcagctgctggtggagacTGTGATGGTTCTCGGTTTGATCGCCGACGTGGATGTTGACAGCATCGGTGGCATCATCTATGTGGACCGCATCCTGCATTTGGCCAATGACCTCTTCCTCAATGACCAG AAATCTCACAGCGCCTGTGATTATTTCCTCGAGAAGGACCCGGCGACTGGGATCTGCAACTTTTTTTACGATAGCGCCCCCAGTGGCAGCTTTGGAACCATGACGTATCTGTCCAAGGCGTCGATCACGTATGTGCAGGACTTCCTGCCAAGTTCCAGCTGCCTGATGCAGTGA
- the phka2 gene encoding phosphorylase b kinase regulatory subunit alpha, liver isoform isoform X1 → MRSRSNSGVRLDGYARLVQETILCHQNPVTGLLPASTQKKDAWVRDNVYSVLAVWGLGMAYRKNADRDEDKAKAYELEQSVVKLMQGLLQCMMRQVAKVEKFKHTQSTNDCLHAKYDTTTCATVVGDDQWGHLQVDATSIYLLMLAQMTASGLRIISNLDEVAFIQNLVFYIEAAYKVADYGMWERGDKTNQGIPELNGSSIGMAKAALEAIDELDLFGAHGGPKSVIHVLPDEVEHCQSILCSMLPRASTSKEIDAGLLSVISYPAFAVEDADLVAITKSEIISKLQGRFGCCRFIRDGYRCPKEDPTRLHYDPAELKLFENIECEWPVFWTYLILDGIFTGDQVQVQEYREALEGILIRGKNGIKLVPELYSVPSDKVEEECSNPHSVDRVAMGQLPHMWGQSLYILSSLLAEGFLAPGEIDPLNRRFSTNFKPDVVVQVCVLAESDAIQELLSDHGITVQTMSEVLPIRVMPARILSHVYVKLGNCKKLDLGGRPYRHIGVLGTSKFYEIRNCFYIFTPQFLDQHHFYLALDNQMIVEMLRTELAYLSSCWRMTGRPTLTFPITRTMLVEDGDAIDPCILATLRKLQDGYFSGARVQMSDLSSFQTTSFHTRLSFLDEENDDSLLEDEDQEDYGDEYGEYSKCGPSEGSDDMFEQYLTQLLHSTNTKSHLPPIQRGQHHVFSAEHTTRDILSLMAQVQGLNLPKSTMYLPVAPFKSKHRRSLNLLVVPHPQHGSHAKQHKPHSVADLHLPRDAQGNTDFASLARQLKECPTLQDQADILYILYVMKGADWLVELSGPGQGGMSVRSLLEELYVQAGASKEWGLIRYISGILRKRVEVLAEACTDLISHHKQLTVGLPPEPRERVIAVPLPPEELNTLIYEASGQDISVAVLTQEIMVYLAMYVRSQPALFGDMLRLRIGLIMQVMATELARSLHCSGEEASESLMSLSPFGMKSLLHHILSGKEFGVERSVRPIQSTATSPAISIHELGHTGATKTERTGIHKLKSEIKQIISGGLSLSSNVTSPRSTRCSSPSTPSGILSPVGPGPSDGQLHWEERQGQWLRRRRLDGAINRVPVGFYQKVWKILQKCHGLSIDGYVLPSSTTREMTEGEIKFAVQVESVLNHVPQPEYRQLLVETVMVLGLIADVDVDSIGGIIYVDRILHLANDLFLNDQKSHSACDYFLEKDPATGICNFFYDSAPSGSFGTMTYLSKASITYVQDFLPSSSCLMQ, encoded by the exons ATGAGGAGCCGCAGTAACTCAGGAGTGAGGCTGGATGGGTATGCCAGGCTGGTGCAGGAAACCATCCTGTGCCACCAG AACCCAGTGACGGGTCTTCTCCCCGCCAGTACCCAGAAGAAGGATGCCTGGGTGAGGGACAACGTGTACAGTGTCCTGGCTGTGTGGGGGCTGGGCATGGCCTACCGCAAGAATGCAGACCGCGATGAAGACAAGGCCAAAGCCTACGAACTGGAGCAG AGTGTGGTGAAACTGATGCAGGGTCTGCTACAGTGCATGATGAGACAG GTGGCCAAGGTGGAAAAGTTCAAACACACCCAGAGCACAAACGACTGCTTGCACGCCAAATACGACACCACCACCTGTGCCACGGTGGTGGGGGATGACCAGTGGGGGCATCTGCAGGTGGATGCCACCTCCATTTACCTGCTGATGCTGGCTCAGATGACAGCGTCAG GTCTCCGTATCATCTCAAACCTGGATGAGGTGGCCTTTATCCAAAACTTGGTCTTCTACATAGAAGCTGCCTACAAAGTGGCG gatTATGGGATGTGGGAGCGCGGTGACAAGACCAATCAGGGCATTCCCGAGCTAAATGGCAGCTCCATAGGAATGGCTAAG GCTGCTCTGGAGGCCATAGACGAGCTGGATCTCTTCGGTGCTCACGGAGGACCGAAGTCAGTCATCCATGTTTTGCCGGATGAAGTGGAACATTGTCAG TCCATCCTCTGCTCAATGCTGCCAAGAGCTTCCACTTCCAAGGAGATCGACGCCGGTCTTCTGTCGGTCATTTCCTACCCGGCTTTTGCCGTGGAGGACGCTGATCTGGTGGCCATCACCAAGTCAGAAATCATAAGCAAACTGCAG GGTCGGTTCGGCTGCTGCCGCTTCATCAGGGATGGATACCGTTGTCCTAAAGAG GATCCCACTCGGCTGCACTACGATCCTGCAGAGCTCAAACTGTTTGAGAACATCGAATGTGAATGGCCTGTTTTCTGGACGTACCTCATCCTGGACGGAATCTTTACCGGAGACCAAGTACAG GTCCAGGAGTACCGGGAGGCCCTGGAGGGCATTCTGATCAGAGGGAAAAACGGCATCAAACTTGTGCCTGAACTTTATTCTGTACCAAGCGACAAG gtggaggaggagtgcaGCAATCCTCACTCGGTGGACAGGGTGGCCATGGGGCAGCTGCCGCACATGTGGGGACAGTCCCTCTACATCTTGAGTTCTCTTCTGGCTGAG GGTTTTTTAGCACCCGGAGAGATAGACCCCCTGAACAGGAGATTCTCCACAAACTTCAAGCCAGATGTTGTCGTGCAAG tttgcGTTCTGGCCGAGTCGGATGCGATCCAGGAGCTGTTAAGTGATCACGGGATAACGGTCCAGACGATGTCAGAGGTTCTGCCCATCAGGGTCATGCCTGCTCGCATCCTGAGCCATGTCTACGTCAAACTGG GAAACTGCAAGAAACTGGATTTGGGTGGAAGGCCCTACAGACACATCGGCGTTCTGGGGACATCCAAATTCTACGAGATCCGAAATTGCTTCTATATATTCACCCCCCAG TTTCTGGATCAGCATCATTTCTACCTGGCACTGGACAACCAGATGATTGTGGAGATGTTACGAACAGAGCTGGCCTATCTCTCCTCTTGCTGGAGGATGACGGGACGACCCACGCTCACTTTCCCCATCACCCGCACTATGCTGG TTGAAGATGGGGATGCGATTGATCCGTGTATCCTAGCAACCCTCAGGAAACTACAGGATGGTTATTTTTCCGGCGCGAG GGTGCAGATGTCTGACCTCTCCAGTTTCCAGACCACTTCCTTCCACACTCGCCTCAGCTTCCTGGATGAAGAGAACGATGACAGCTTACTCGAAGATGAAGACCAGGAGGACTATGGAGACGAATATGGAGAATATTCCAAATGTGGGCCCTCAG AGGGCTCAGACGACATGTTTGAGCAGTACctcacgcagctcctccacagcacCAACACCAAGAGCCACCTCCCTCCCATCCAGAGGGGCCAGCACCATGTCTTCAGTGCAGAACACACAACAAGAGACATCCTGTCTCTTATGGCCCAGGTCCAGGGCCTAAACTTACCCA aGTCCACCATGTACCTGCCTGTGGCTCCTTTCAAGAGCAAACACCGCAGGTCTCTGAACCTCCTCGTGGTTCCTCATCCTCAGCACGGCTCACATGCAAAGCAGCACAAG CCCCACAGCGTCGCTGATCTGCACCTGCCTCGAGACGCTCAGGGCAACACAGACTTTGCGTCGTTGGCGAGGCAGCTGAAGGAGTGCCCCACTCTGCAGGACCAGGCGGACATCCTCTACATTCTCTATGTGATGAA AGGGGCTGATTGGCTGGTGGAGCTGTCAGGTCCGGGGCAGGGCGGGATGAGCGTGCGTTCTCTGTTGGAAGAGCTCTATGTTCAGGCTGGAGCCTCTAAAGAGTGGGGTCTCATCAGATACATCTCTGGAATACTACGCAAGAGAGTGGAGGTCCTCGCAGAG GCCTGCACGGATCTGATCTCCCATCACAAGCAGCTGACTGTGGGTCTTCCTCCTGAACCCAGAGAAAGAGTCATCGCAGT GCCACTTCCTCCAGAGGAGTTGAACACACTCATCTATGAGGCCAGTGGTCAGGACATCAGTGTAGCTGTACTCACTCAG GAAATCATGGTTTATCTCGCCATGTACGTGCGCTCCCAGCCTGCTCTGTTCGGGGACATGCTTCGGCTCAGGATTGGACTCATCATGCAAGTGATGGCCACTGAGCTGGCCCGCAGCCTGCACTGCTCTG GGGAGGAGGCATCGGAGAGTCTGATGAGTCTGAGTCCGTTCGGCATGAAGAGTCTCCTGCATCACATCCTCAGTGGCAAAGAGTTCGGGGTGGAGAGGAGCG TGCGCCCCATCCAGTCTACAGCCACGAGTCCGGCCATCTCCATCCATGAACTCGGCCACACTGGTGCCACCAAGACTGAACGCACAGGAATACACAAACTGAAGAGTGAGATAAAACAG ATCATCAGCGGGGGTCTTTCCTTAAGTAGCAATGTCACCTCTCCTCGCTCCACG CGTTGCAGCAGCCCGTCCACCCCCAGTGGAATCCTGTCCCCTGTGGGTCCCGGTCCATCTGACGGACAGCTACACTGGGAGGAGAGGCAAGGCCAGTGGCTGAGGAGACGCAGGCTGGACGGAGCTATCAACAGAGTACCAGTGGGATTCTACCAGAAGGTCTGGAAGATCCTGCAGAAGTGCCACGGCCTGTCAATAGATGGATATGTGCTGCCGTCTTCTACCACAAGAGAG ATGACAGAAGGAGAGATCAAGTTTGCGGTGCAGGTGGAGTCTGTCCTGAACCATGTCCCTCAGCCAGAGTACCggcagctgctggtggagacTGTGATGGTTCTCGGTTTGATCGCCGACGTGGATGTTGACAGCATCGGTGGCATCATCTATGTGGACCGCATCCTGCATTTGGCCAATGACCTCTTCCTCAATGACCAG AAATCTCACAGCGCCTGTGATTATTTCCTCGAGAAGGACCCGGCGACTGGGATCTGCAACTTTTTTTACGATAGCGCCCCCAGTGGCAGCTTTGGAACCATGACGTATCTGTCCAAGGCGTCGATCACGTATGTGCAGGACTTCCTGCCAAGTTCCAGCTGCCTGATGCAGTGA